A window of the Lactuca sativa cultivar Salinas chromosome 5, Lsat_Salinas_v11, whole genome shotgun sequence genome harbors these coding sequences:
- the LOC111887004 gene encoding probable glutathione S-transferase translates to MEETEVVVLGWQLSMFSAKVRIALAEKGIKYEYRQEDIPHNKSPLLLKLNPVYKKIPVLIHNGRHVCESKIIVEYIDETWKDKSPLLPSDPYLRSQARFWADYTDKIYEIGMKLIMGSKGEEMEKARQEFLVCLKVFEGELGEKPFFMGDAFGHVDIALISYYHHFYTYETLGNFSLKNDCPKLFAWATKCMKRESVSTILTDPNIIYEAIIIFRKSMNLED, encoded by the exons ATGGAAGAAACGGAGGTGGTGGTGTTGGGGTGGCAGCTAAGCATGTTTAGTGCAAAGGTTAGAATTGCTTTGGCTGAAAAGGGCATCAAGTATGAGTACAGACAAGAAGACATACCACACAACAAAAGCCCTCTTCTTCTCAAACTCAATCCGGTTTATAAGAAAATCCCAGTTTTGATTCACAATGGAAGACACGTGTGTGAATCTAAAATCATAGTTGAGTACATTGATGAGACATGGAAGGATAAATCTCCATTGTTACCTTCTGATCCTTATCTCAGATCTCAAGCCAGATTCTGGGCTGACTATACTGATAAG ATTTATGAGATTGGAATGAAGTTAATTATGGGCTCAAAAGGTGAAGAGATGGAAAAGGCAAGACAGGAGTTCTTAGTGTGTCTGAAAGTGTTTGAAGGGGAGCTTGGGGAGAAGCCATTTTTTATGGGTGATGCCTTTGGGCATGTTGATATTGCATTAATATCCTACTACCACCATTTTTATACATATGAGACCCTTGGGAACTTCAGTCTTAAGAACGATTGTCCAAAGCTGTTTGCTTGGGCTACAAAATGCATGAAAAGGGAGAGTGTTTCCACGATTCTTACTGATCCAAACATCATTTATGAGGCTATAATCATCTTTAGAAAGAGCATGAATTTAGAAGACTAG